The DNA window AGCTTGTGTCAGATGGTGTGAAGGGAAACTGGCAGCTGCCAGGTCAGGCAGTAATGTCCCCAGGACCTCCAGTGTCAGTCACCACGCTCTAAGGCCACGGGCTGGTGAGTAGAGTGGTCCACCGACTGCTTTGTGTCAGGCGCAGTACGGCAGCGAGAGAGCCATCTGGAGCACTGCACCAGGGATCTCACTACACCAGCCTCGGGTAGCCCTTCCCGTGTCCCAGCCGCCCAGGAGCTTGATAGCCAGGACCCAGGGGCATTGTTAGCTCTGCTGGCTGCGACCTTGGCCCAGGGCCCGCGGGCACCACGTGTGGAGGCCGCATTCCACTGTCGCTTGCGCCGGGATGTGCAGGTGGATCGGCGTGCGTTGCACGAGCTTGGGATCTACTACCTGGTGAGTGGGGATGCAGCTGGCTGGATGGAGCAGGGTGGGGACCTAGGGTGACCTCGTCTGTGTGCTCCGTAGCCCGAAGTTGAGGGAGCCTTCCACCGGGGCCCAGGCTTGAATCTGACCAGCGGCCAGTACACCGCACCTGTGGCTGGCTTCTATGCGCTTGCTGCCACTCTGCACGTGGGTGAGGTTCAGGACGTGGCGATGGGAGGGACCATCCATTGCCCTGCCCCTGCCAGGGTGCACATGACCACCATGGACCACCATGGCCTGTCTTTTCCACAGCACTCACCGAGCAGCCAAGAAAGGGACCAACACGACCCCGGGATCGTCTGCGCCTGCTGATCTGCATCCAGTCTCTCTGCCAGCACAATGCGTGAGTGGGCATTGCAGCCTAGCCCTTTTTAGTGTAAAGACCCTCTTCCATTGACCCCATCCTACCCTAACTCCTTCCCAGGACCCATGAGACAGGCCCTTCCTGATTCCAGGACTCTCAttcagaggacagagagagagagcgagcctcTGTAGGGCCTTTGTGGAATTCCATGAGCCCTTCCTTGGTCACTCTCCCGCTCCTCCCCGGTGAATTTGTCCCATG is part of the Mus musculus strain C57BL/6J chromosome 1, GRCm38.p6 C57BL/6J genome and encodes:
- the Erfe gene encoding erythroferrone isoform X2, which produces MASTRRPVGARTLLACASLLAAMGLGVPESAEPVGTHARPQPPGAELPAPPANSPPEPTIAHAHSVDPRDAWMLFVKQSDKGINSKRRSKARRLKLGLPGPPGPPGPQGPPGPFIPSEVLLKEFQLLLKGAVRQRESHLEHCTRDLTTPASGSPSRVPAAQELDSQDPGALLALLAATLAQGPRAPRVEAAFHCRLRRDVQVDRRALHELGIYYLPEVEGAFHRGPGLNLTSGQYTAPVAGFYALAATLHHSPSSQERDQHDPGIVCAC